One window from the genome of Aphelocoma coerulescens isolate FSJ_1873_10779 unplaced genomic scaffold, UR_Acoe_1.0 HiC_scaffold_137, whole genome shotgun sequence encodes:
- the LOC138100679 gene encoding LOW QUALITY PROTEIN: EF-hand and coiled-coil domain-containing protein 1-like (The sequence of the model RefSeq protein was modified relative to this genomic sequence to represent the inferred CDS: inserted 2 bases in 1 codon), with protein sequence MEPPEGWDPYGWPTRRTQWLVSALAYHYGLDRGVENEIVVLATGLDQYRQEIFHHLDCAGAGRIPGEDLHSLCQVLGLEEAADPEECAGLWDGLSAELTFRQFXARLCGHFSTRAGGAGPRLPLGRESEHIETQIRLRSPRRADPAGRGATGSAERRPPGPCSRECYEEIVALEQAEDRMAKLEEENGSLRELVEDTRAALQSSDARCLALQVGLRKSHASHKEEGTCFVGSKRPSTQKHSQTKCLQSVLKEMELIRSSRDGQIEEAFKFNQELKRELKSSQEALVSLEDCNRNLKREQAETRRKVEEARHAVLNSLGKVKELEEKAKEVPHLQIHVQQLESQLQHYR encoded by the exons ATGGAGCCGCCTGAGGGCTGGGACCCCTACGGGTGGCCGACCCGGCGCACGCAGTGGCTGGTCAGCGCCCTCGCCTACCACTAcgggctggaccgcggcgtggaGAACGAGATCGTCGTGCTGGCCACCGGCCTGGACCAGTACCGGCAGGAGATCTTCCACCACCTGGACTGCGCCGGGGCGGGCCGCATCCCCGGCGAGGACTTGCACtcgctgtgccaggtgctggggctggaggaggcGGCGGACCCCGAGGAGTGCGCGGGGCTGTGGGACGGGCTCTCGGCCGAGCTCACCTTCCGCCAGTT CGCGCGGCTCTGCGGCCACTTCAGCACCCGCGCGGGTGGTGCGGGGCCGCGGCTGCCGCTGGGCCGGGAGAGCGAGCACATTGAGACCCAGATCCGcctgcgcagcccccgccgcgccGACCCCGCCGGCCGCGGAGCCACGGGCAGCGCCGAGCGGCGGCCGCCGGGGCCCTGCTCCCGAGAGTGCTACGAGGAGATCGTGGCGCTGGAGCAGGCCGAGGACCGCATGGCCAAGCTGGAAGAGGAGAACGGCAGCCTGCGGGAGCTGGTGGAGGACACGCGGGCCGCCCTGCAGAGCAGTGATGCGCGGTGCCTGGCGCTGCAG GTGGGACTGCGGAAGAGCCATGCCAGCCATAAAGAGGAGGGAACCTGTTTCGTAGGGAGTAAGAGACCATCAACACAGAAGCACTCCCAGACCAAGTGCCTCCAAAGTGTCCTGAAGGAAATGGAGCTCatccggagctccagggatgggcagatTGAAGAAGCATTCAAGTTCAATCAGGAGCTGAAGAGGGAGCTGAAGAGCTCTCAGGAAGCTCTGGTCAGCCTGGAAGACTGCAACCGTAACCTGAAGAGGGAGCAGGCGGAGACGAGGAGGAAGGTGGAAGAGGCCAGACACGCCGTCCTCAACAGTCTTGGCAAAGTGaaggagctggaagagaaagctaAGGAGGTGCCACATCTGCAAATACACGTTCAGCAGCTGGAATCACAACTGCAGCACTACAGGTAG